A genomic segment from Brevundimonas mediterranea encodes:
- a CDS encoding glutathione S-transferase family protein produces the protein MKLYTSHRAPNPRRVRWVMAEKGVEDVELVEIDILTGDHKKPEYRDKVGVPHLPALELDDGTTISESVAIGRYLEALYPEPNLFGRDAREQAVVEMWTRRCEFYLSNPIMLNVRHSHPALAALEAVQIPQVADYNRLSAERFMKTLDRHLAEREFIALDRFTIADIVAVVGLDFARMVRYRPPAEFENLHRWFDACRDRPAAKAGV, from the coding sequence ATGAAGCTCTACACCTCGCACCGCGCGCCCAATCCGCGCCGGGTCCGCTGGGTCATGGCCGAGAAGGGCGTCGAGGACGTCGAACTGGTCGAGATCGACATTCTGACGGGTGATCACAAGAAGCCGGAATATCGCGACAAGGTCGGGGTGCCCCACCTGCCGGCTCTGGAGCTGGACGACGGCACGACCATTTCGGAATCCGTGGCCATCGGCCGCTACCTGGAGGCACTGTATCCGGAACCCAATCTGTTCGGTCGCGATGCGCGCGAACAGGCGGTGGTCGAGATGTGGACCCGCCGGTGCGAATTCTATCTGTCCAACCCGATCATGCTGAACGTGCGCCACTCGCATCCGGCCCTGGCGGCGCTGGAGGCGGTGCAGATTCCCCAGGTGGCCGACTACAACCGGCTGTCGGCCGAGCGGTTCATGAAGACCCTGGACCGGCATCTGGCCGAGCGGGAGTTCATCGCCCTGGACCGGTTCACCATCGCCGACATCGTCGCGGTGGTCGGCCTGGATTTCGCGCGGATGGTTCGCTATCGCCCCCCGGCCGAGTTCGAGAACCTGCACCGCTGGTTCGACGCCTGCCGAGACCGACCGGCGGCCAAGGCCGGGGTCTGA
- a CDS encoding YoaK family protein, whose translation MRLLTPSDRWLALLLAGLAGYVDSLGFLHLGGVFVSFMSGNSTRFAASVAEGQWPAAAHLAAILGLFVLGSFAGALVAGGEDVRSRSRVLMFEALLLALAAAAAGAGLTPAAVGLMVMAMGAENSVFLRNGEVGVSLTYMTGTLVKLGQALAGAVKGGDRYAYKAYLTLWAGLSFGAVLGALTFGRLGLAALWPAAGFAVLMALIVRLNRAA comes from the coding sequence TTGCGGTTGCTGACGCCGTCGGATCGTTGGCTGGCCCTGCTGCTGGCGGGGTTGGCGGGCTATGTGGACAGTCTGGGCTTTCTGCATCTGGGCGGCGTGTTCGTCTCCTTCATGAGCGGAAACTCCACCCGGTTCGCCGCCAGCGTGGCCGAGGGACAGTGGCCGGCGGCGGCGCATCTGGCCGCCATACTCGGCCTGTTCGTCCTGGGATCCTTCGCCGGCGCCCTGGTCGCGGGCGGCGAGGACGTACGCTCGCGTAGTCGGGTGCTGATGTTCGAGGCCTTGCTGCTGGCGCTGGCCGCCGCTGCGGCGGGCGCGGGGCTGACGCCTGCCGCCGTCGGCCTGATGGTCATGGCCATGGGCGCCGAGAACTCGGTCTTCCTGAGAAACGGAGAGGTCGGGGTCAGCTTGACCTATATGACCGGAACCCTGGTCAAGCTGGGGCAGGCCTTGGCCGGCGCTGTAAAGGGCGGAGACCGATACGCCTACAAGGCCTATCTGACCCTGTGGGCAGGGCTGAGCTTCGGGGCTGTGCTGGGCGCCCTGACCTTCGGCCGTCTGGGACTGGCGGCCCTCTGGCCCGCCGCCGGCTTCGCCGTGCTTATGGCCCTGATCGTGCGGCTCAACCGCGCGGCGTGA
- a CDS encoding PaaI family thioesterase, producing MPKKITVTEGEFAGWQTYDLHDTFDVVVGPFYGKLDPDGHMRCAFRAEQKHMNAGGRMHGGCLMTFADIAMFQIAYQEMEGASGVTVQLDSTFIDGAYVGELIEATGQVTKAGKSLIFVRGQINTGERLLMTFSGVIRKFTPRG from the coding sequence ATGCCGAAGAAAATCACCGTCACCGAGGGCGAATTCGCCGGCTGGCAGACCTATGACCTCCACGACACCTTCGACGTCGTGGTGGGGCCCTTCTACGGCAAGCTCGATCCTGACGGTCACATGCGCTGCGCCTTCCGCGCCGAGCAGAAGCACATGAACGCCGGCGGGCGGATGCATGGCGGATGCCTGATGACCTTCGCCGACATCGCCATGTTCCAGATCGCCTATCAGGAGATGGAGGGCGCCTCGGGCGTCACGGTCCAGCTGGACTCCACCTTCATCGACGGCGCCTATGTCGGCGAACTGATCGAGGCGACCGGCCAGGTCACCAAGGCGGGCAAGAGCCTGATCTTCGTGCGCGGCCAGATCAACACGGGGGAACGGCTGCTGATGACCTTCTCGGGCGTGATCCGCAAGTTCACGCCGCGCGGTTGA
- a CDS encoding DUF3253 domain-containing protein has translation MSDPIETAILNKIAGLEPGKSIEPAEVAKELQPEQWQRMLPKVRALALSLMRQGKLTITKKGKPVDPDNFRGVTRLRQPTEEETALALSRRPPVVEDDDD, from the coding sequence ATGAGCGATCCGATCGAAACCGCAATCCTGAACAAAATCGCCGGGCTGGAGCCCGGCAAGAGCATCGAGCCGGCTGAAGTGGCCAAAGAGCTACAGCCGGAGCAGTGGCAGCGCATGCTGCCCAAGGTGCGCGCCCTCGCCCTGAGCCTGATGCGCCAGGGCAAGCTGACCATCACCAAGAAGGGCAAGCCGGTCGATCCGGACAATTTCCGAGGGGTGACGCGTCTGCGCCAGCCGACCGAGGAAGAGACGGCCCTGGCGCTGAGCCGCCGTCCGCCGGTCGTCGAGGATGATGACGACTGA
- a CDS encoding uracil-DNA glycosylase family protein, with translation MTTDLDAVLSDIRACRACAGVLPHTPRPVVRVFPETRLLICGQAPGRRVHESGLPFNDPSGDRLRDWMGVDYDSFYADRRIGVAAQAFCYPGTAPKGGDHPPPSRCADLWRPQLLDALPQMELTLLVGGYAQAWALSERAKRNMTETVRAWRDYAPDILALPHPSWRNTAWLRKNPWFEDEVVPYLRERVRSILTPPARMRA, from the coding sequence ATGACGACTGATCTCGATGCAGTCCTGAGCGACATCCGCGCCTGCCGCGCCTGTGCGGGCGTGCTGCCGCATACGCCGCGCCCGGTGGTGCGGGTCTTTCCCGAGACGCGGCTGCTGATCTGCGGCCAGGCGCCGGGGCGGCGGGTGCATGAAAGCGGCCTGCCGTTCAACGACCCGTCGGGCGACCGGCTGCGCGACTGGATGGGCGTGGACTATGACAGCTTCTACGCCGACCGCCGCATCGGCGTGGCGGCCCAGGCCTTCTGCTATCCGGGCACGGCCCCGAAAGGGGGCGACCATCCGCCGCCGAGCCGGTGCGCCGACCTGTGGCGGCCGCAGTTGCTGGACGCCCTGCCGCAGATGGAGCTGACCCTGCTGGTTGGCGGCTACGCCCAGGCCTGGGCGCTGAGCGAGCGGGCGAAGCGGAACATGACGGAGACCGTACGGGCCTGGCGAGACTATGCGCCGGACATTCTGGCCCTGCCGCATCCGTCCTGGCGCAATACGGCCTGGTTGAGGAAGAACCCCTGGTTCGAGGACGAGGTGGTTCCCTATCTGCGGGAACGGGTGCGTTCGATCCTGACGCCCCCCGCAAGGATGCGCGCATGA
- a CDS encoding alpha/beta fold hydrolase, translated as MKAAFPAAAIALTLGASACAAPHIQPPLTPPPDFAGAHVEDRALVMSDGARLPYLRWGPTDRAPWAVIVALHGMNDHDASFRLAGPWWAEQGIETWAYDQRGFGAAPGRGVWAGQARMTDDLREVTALARARYPDAVIAVVGESMGGSVAAAAFGSDNPPDADRLVLLAPGVWGWSTQGPLNSAALNIAARALGDVALEPPEFITRDIHASSNTLELIRNGRDPMNILATRFDTVYGLVDLMETASRSLGRIRGDAVLMYGAHDEIVKRGPMRLALERALADGGALKTAWYPNGWHLLNRDLDAEIVYRDVAAWLRNPDAALPSGAPAVLPELEKPAAPDGRAASRR; from the coding sequence ATGAAAGCCGCCTTCCCCGCCGCCGCCATCGCTCTGACCTTGGGAGCGTCCGCCTGCGCCGCGCCCCACATCCAGCCGCCGCTGACGCCGCCGCCGGACTTCGCCGGCGCTCACGTCGAGGATCGCGCCCTGGTCATGTCGGACGGGGCGCGGCTGCCCTATCTGCGCTGGGGGCCGACCGATCGGGCGCCCTGGGCGGTGATCGTGGCCCTGCACGGCATGAACGACCACGACGCCAGCTTCCGTCTGGCCGGCCCGTGGTGGGCCGAGCAGGGGATCGAGACCTGGGCCTATGACCAGCGTGGCTTCGGCGCCGCGCCGGGGCGGGGCGTCTGGGCCGGGCAGGCGCGGATGACCGACGACCTGCGCGAGGTCACGGCCCTGGCCCGCGCCCGCTATCCCGACGCCGTCATCGCCGTGGTGGGCGAGAGCATGGGCGGATCGGTGGCGGCGGCCGCCTTCGGTTCAGACAATCCGCCGGACGCCGACCGGCTGGTGCTGCTGGCGCCGGGGGTCTGGGGGTGGTCGACCCAGGGGCCGCTGAACAGCGCGGCCCTGAACATCGCGGCGCGCGCGCTCGGCGATGTGGCGCTGGAGCCGCCCGAGTTCATCACCCGCGACATCCACGCCTCCAGCAATACGCTGGAGCTGATCCGCAACGGGCGTGATCCGATGAACATTCTCGCGACCCGGTTCGACACCGTCTACGGCCTGGTCGATCTGATGGAGACGGCGTCGCGCAGCCTGGGCCGCATCCGGGGCGACGCCGTGCTGATGTATGGCGCGCACGACGAGATCGTGAAGCGGGGGCCGATGCGTCTGGCCCTGGAGCGGGCGCTGGCTGACGGCGGCGCCCTGAAGACGGCCTGGTATCCGAACGGCTGGCATCTGCTGAATCGCGATCTGGACGCCGAGATCGTTTACCGGGACGTCGCCGCCTGGCTGAGGAATCCCGACGCGGCGTTGCCGTCGGGCGCGCCCGCGGTGCTGCCGGAGCTGGAGAAGCCGGCCGCTCCCGATGGCCGAGCGGCGAGCCGGCGGTGA
- the fliF gene encoding flagellar basal-body MS-ring/collar protein FliF — protein sequence MGGFTAALQKFGIGRLAAVLGVAAGVTAVLVAVMLRMGQAPDALLYSNLDLREAGEITTALQQAGIKYTSKGDGSTVMVNRDDVGTARMLIAGKGLVTSGSVGYEIFDNQSVLGQTEFQQQLNEQRALQGELSRTIMSMRGITAARVHITMPRREMFTAAAGDPTAAVLVGLGGRDLTPDQVRAIRNLVASSVPNLKPDRVTVADQNNRTLAAGSDDGTFSSASAAETKGNTEAQLQSRIKDIVEGVVGIGAARVQVTADIDQSRSTTQEQKFDPDGQVVRSTTANGSQSSDTTGQNDGGVTAANNIPGGAPPATTPAGATSAENAETTNYEISNTTTTTTKEPGEVKKLAVAVAVDGKWTPAADGKGEPTYAPRTAEEIAQIKSLVAAAAGIDEARGDKIEVINVRFNHDTGIAGGLEGKSSLLDFSRTDVMRLIELGILAVVALLLIFFVLRPLLKTAGGAAPGAVAAAPAGLPVATVTTTVIGADGQPQLVQLPAPNEMDQKIDIARIEGQVKASSVKKVADFVQAHPDEAAGILRNWVAEG from the coding sequence GTGGGCGGCTTTACAGCGGCGTTGCAGAAGTTCGGGATCGGCCGTCTGGCGGCCGTCCTCGGCGTCGCCGCAGGCGTGACCGCCGTGCTGGTGGCCGTCATGCTGCGCATGGGTCAGGCGCCGGACGCCCTGCTGTATTCCAATCTGGATCTGCGCGAGGCCGGCGAGATCACCACGGCCCTGCAACAGGCCGGCATCAAATACACCTCGAAGGGCGACGGTTCGACCGTGATGGTGAACCGGGACGACGTCGGTACCGCGCGGATGCTGATTGCAGGAAAGGGCCTCGTGACCTCTGGGTCGGTCGGCTACGAAATCTTCGACAACCAGTCGGTGCTGGGCCAGACGGAGTTCCAGCAACAGCTGAACGAGCAGCGCGCCCTGCAGGGCGAACTGTCGCGCACCATCATGTCCATGCGCGGCATCACCGCCGCTCGCGTCCACATCACCATGCCGCGTCGCGAGATGTTCACCGCTGCGGCCGGAGATCCCACAGCGGCCGTTCTGGTCGGGCTGGGCGGTCGGGATCTGACGCCTGACCAGGTGCGGGCGATCCGCAACCTGGTGGCCTCGTCCGTGCCGAACCTGAAGCCTGACCGCGTCACCGTCGCCGATCAGAACAACCGCACCCTGGCGGCCGGGTCCGATGACGGAACCTTCTCGTCCGCCTCCGCCGCCGAGACCAAGGGCAATACCGAGGCCCAGCTGCAGTCGCGGATCAAGGATATCGTCGAAGGCGTGGTCGGCATCGGCGCCGCGCGCGTCCAGGTCACGGCCGACATCGATCAGAGCCGCTCCACTACCCAGGAGCAGAAGTTCGATCCCGACGGTCAGGTCGTGCGCTCGACCACCGCCAATGGCTCGCAATCCTCGGACACCACGGGCCAGAACGACGGCGGCGTGACGGCCGCCAACAACATCCCCGGCGGCGCGCCGCCTGCCACCACGCCGGCCGGCGCGACCAGTGCGGAAAACGCCGAGACGACAAATTACGAGATCTCGAACACCACCACCACGACGACCAAGGAGCCGGGCGAGGTCAAGAAACTCGCCGTCGCCGTCGCTGTCGATGGCAAGTGGACCCCGGCCGCAGACGGCAAGGGCGAGCCGACCTATGCGCCGAGAACCGCCGAGGAGATCGCCCAGATCAAGTCCCTGGTCGCCGCCGCCGCAGGCATCGACGAGGCGCGGGGCGACAAGATCGAGGTGATCAATGTCCGCTTCAACCACGACACCGGCATCGCCGGCGGTCTGGAAGGCAAGTCGTCGCTGCTGGACTTCTCCCGCACCGACGTGATGCGTCTGATCGAACTGGGCATCCTGGCCGTCGTGGCGTTGCTGCTGATCTTCTTCGTGCTGCGTCCGCTTTTGAAAACGGCGGGCGGCGCGGCGCCTGGGGCTGTGGCCGCAGCCCCCGCCGGCCTGCCCGTGGCCACGGTGACGACGACCGTCATCGGCGCCGACGGTCAGCCCCAGCTGGTGCAATTGCCGGCCCCGAACGAAATGGATCAGAAGATCGACATCGCCCGTATCGAGGGTCAGGTGAAGGCGTCTTCGGTCAAGAAGGTCGCGGATTTCGTCCAGGCGCACCCGGATGAGGCCGCCGGGATCCTGCGCAACTGGGTGGCCGAAGGCTGA
- the fliG gene encoding flagellar motor switch protein FliG encodes MAKLVTKKLSIDDPNKLTGPEKAAVILLALGEEHTALWERLDDEEVKEISQAMATLGNVTAEAVEALMIEFVSGLAGSGSVMGSYEQTQRLLAAFLPKDRVDGLMEEIRGPAGRTMWDKLGNVNEAVLANYLKNEYPQTVAVILSKVRSDHAARVLTALPEDFALECVQRMLRMEPVQREILDKIEATLRTEFMSNLARTSKRDSHEMMADIFNSFDRQTEARFIGALEERSRESAERIRALMFVFEDLSKLDPGGVQTLLRAVDKDSLGLALKGASEPLREMFFSNMSERASKIMREDMESMGPVRLKDVDTAQMAMVQVAKDLAARGEIMLAGQGTDDELIY; translated from the coding sequence ATGGCCAAGCTCGTGACCAAGAAGCTGTCGATCGACGATCCCAACAAGCTGACGGGGCCTGAAAAGGCGGCCGTCATCCTGCTGGCTCTGGGCGAGGAGCACACCGCCCTGTGGGAACGGCTGGACGACGAGGAGGTCAAGGAGATCTCCCAGGCCATGGCCACCCTGGGCAATGTCACCGCCGAGGCGGTCGAGGCCCTGATGATCGAATTCGTCTCGGGCCTGGCCGGCTCGGGCTCGGTCATGGGCAGTTATGAACAGACCCAGAGGTTGCTGGCCGCCTTCCTGCCCAAGGACCGCGTCGATGGCCTGATGGAGGAAATCCGGGGTCCGGCCGGCCGGACCATGTGGGACAAGCTGGGCAATGTGAACGAGGCGGTTCTCGCCAACTATCTGAAGAACGAATACCCGCAGACCGTCGCCGTCATCCTGTCCAAGGTGCGTTCGGACCACGCCGCCCGCGTGCTGACCGCACTGCCGGAAGATTTCGCCCTGGAATGCGTGCAGCGGATGCTGCGCATGGAGCCGGTGCAGCGCGAGATTCTGGACAAGATCGAGGCGACGCTGCGGACCGAATTCATGTCGAACCTGGCGCGCACCTCCAAGCGCGACAGCCACGAGATGATGGCCGACATCTTCAACAGTTTCGATCGCCAAACCGAGGCGCGCTTCATCGGCGCCCTGGAAGAACGCAGCCGCGAATCCGCCGAACGGATCCGCGCCCTGATGTTCGTGTTCGAGGATCTGTCCAAGCTGGACCCCGGCGGCGTGCAGACGCTGCTGCGGGCGGTGGACAAGGACTCCCTGGGCCTGGCCCTGAAGGGCGCCTCCGAGCCACTGCGCGAGATGTTCTTCTCCAACATGTCCGAACGGGCCTCCAAGATCATGCGCGAAGACATGGAATCCATGGGGCCGGTCCGGCTGAAGGACGTCGACACCGCTCAGATGGCCATGGTGCAGGTGGCCAAGGATCTGGCCGCCCGCGGCGAGATCATGCTGGCCGGCCAGGGCACCGACGACGAGTTGATCTACTGA
- the fliN gene encoding flagellar motor switch protein FliN, producing MASDDLSLEEFPDSTALAVVDDHGDKTAADLATVFEVPVNISAVLGKSHMSVAQLLKLNKGSVLELDRKVGEAIDIFVNNRLIARGEVVVVDDRLGVTMTEIIKTEDSGG from the coding sequence ATGGCCTCCGACGATCTTTCGCTCGAGGAGTTCCCGGACTCCACCGCCCTGGCCGTGGTCGATGATCATGGCGACAAGACCGCCGCCGACCTGGCCACGGTCTTCGAGGTGCCGGTGAACATCTCGGCCGTGCTGGGCAAGTCGCACATGTCGGTGGCCCAGCTGCTGAAACTGAACAAGGGGTCGGTGCTGGAGCTGGACCGCAAGGTCGGCGAGGCCATCGACATCTTCGTCAACAACCGTCTGATCGCGCGTGGCGAGGTCGTCGTCGTCGACGACCGGCTGGGCGTGACCATGACGGAAATCATCAAGACCGAGGACTCGGGGGGCTGA
- the flbD gene encoding sigma-54-dependent transcriptional regulator FlbD, which yields MRLLVVGRLSGQLASAVKMAMAHGAKVSHVERADQATEQLRRGQGADLLMVDYQLDIAALIAANEAERITVPVVAFGVDADAREAAAAIKAGAKEFIPLPPDAELIAAVLAAVADDEKPMISADPSMKAVLQLADQVARSEASILITGESGVGKEVMARYMHDNSRRSERPFISVNCAAIPDNLLESELFGHEKGAFTGAVARRIGKFEEADGGTLLLDEISEMDARLQAKLLRAIQERVIDRVGGSKPVSVNIRIIATSNRDLARAVSEGTFREDLLYRLNVVNLRLPALRERPGDIGVLAEHFIKKYAAANGVPVRPISARARQAISAHRWPGNVRELENAMHRAVLLATGPEIDIDAIRLPDGQPLTPASGMMGAASTGQENPYGGGVAARAAQAADAVTRSFVGQTVAAMEKTLILDTLTHCLGNRTHAANILGISIRTLRNKLNEYADEGTTIPAPQSGVSASGYAA from the coding sequence ATGCGTCTTCTGGTGGTAGGCAGACTGAGCGGACAGCTCGCTTCGGCGGTGAAGATGGCCATGGCGCACGGCGCCAAGGTCAGCCACGTCGAGCGCGCGGATCAGGCGACCGAGCAGTTGCGACGAGGGCAGGGCGCCGACCTGCTGATGGTCGATTACCAGCTCGACATCGCGGCCCTGATCGCCGCGAACGAGGCCGAACGGATTACGGTGCCGGTGGTGGCCTTCGGCGTCGACGCCGATGCGCGTGAGGCTGCGGCGGCGATCAAGGCCGGGGCCAAGGAGTTCATCCCCCTGCCGCCCGACGCGGAACTGATCGCCGCCGTCCTGGCCGCTGTCGCCGACGACGAGAAGCCGATGATCTCGGCCGACCCGTCGATGAAGGCGGTGTTGCAACTGGCCGACCAGGTGGCGCGCTCGGAAGCCTCGATCCTGATCACCGGCGAAAGCGGCGTCGGCAAGGAGGTGATGGCGCGCTACATGCACGACAATTCGCGCCGGTCGGAACGTCCCTTCATCAGCGTCAACTGCGCCGCCATTCCCGACAATCTGCTGGAATCCGAACTGTTCGGGCACGAGAAGGGCGCCTTCACCGGCGCCGTCGCGCGCCGGATCGGCAAGTTCGAAGAGGCCGATGGCGGCACCCTGCTGCTGGACGAAATCAGCGAAATGGACGCCCGGCTGCAGGCCAAGCTGCTGCGCGCGATCCAGGAACGGGTCATCGACCGCGTCGGCGGCTCCAAGCCGGTGTCGGTCAATATCCGCATCATCGCCACGTCCAACCGCGACCTGGCCCGCGCCGTGTCGGAAGGCACGTTCCGCGAAGATCTGCTGTACCGGCTGAACGTCGTCAATCTGCGCCTGCCGGCCCTGCGGGAGCGGCCGGGCGACATCGGGGTTCTGGCCGAGCATTTCATCAAGAAATACGCCGCCGCCAACGGCGTGCCGGTTCGGCCGATCTCGGCGCGCGCACGCCAAGCCATCAGCGCCCACCGCTGGCCCGGCAACGTCCGTGAGCTGGAAAACGCCATGCACCGGGCGGTGCTGCTGGCGACCGGGCCGGAGATCGACATCGACGCCATCCGCCTGCCGGACGGTCAGCCCCTGACCCCGGCCTCGGGCATGATGGGCGCGGCCTCGACGGGTCAGGAAAACCCCTACGGCGGCGGCGTCGCGGCGCGGGCGGCCCAGGCGGCCGATGCGGTGACGCGCAGCTTCGTCGGTCAGACGGTGGCGGCGATGGAAAAGACCCTGATCCTGGACACCCTGACCCACTGCCTGGGCAACCGCACCCATGCGGCCAATATCCTGGGCATCTCGATCCGCACCCTGCGCAACAAGCTGAACGAATACGCCGACGAGGGCACGACCATCCCGGCGCCCCAGTCGGGCGTCTCCGCCTCGGGCTACGCAGCCTGA
- the bla gene encoding class A beta-lactamase: MDRRKLIAGAGALGLAACTPRTQDEIPAEKAPDFFLSDLEARHGGRLGVAALDVASGRRVLWRGQERFAFCSTFKAFLAAATLERVQRDEESLDRAVAVTRADIVPHAPVTEKAVGRTLTIRELMQATVEVSDNPAANILIREMGGIAVWRSWWPTFGDTTTVISRLEPDLNTALPNDPRDTCLPEQTLANIREMAFSERLTPENDALLHGWLTASPTGPNRIKAAAPEGWTVAHKTGTGANGTANDIAMLTPLSGSPVIVAAYFTGATEATDDQRDAVIAEATRRALKALGRD; the protein is encoded by the coding sequence GTGGACAGACGAAAGCTGATCGCCGGCGCCGGTGCGCTGGGCCTGGCCGCCTGCACGCCGCGCACACAGGACGAGATCCCGGCCGAAAAGGCGCCGGACTTCTTCCTGAGCGATCTTGAAGCGCGTCACGGCGGCCGGCTCGGCGTCGCGGCCCTGGACGTCGCCAGCGGCCGACGCGTGCTGTGGCGCGGCCAGGAGCGGTTCGCCTTCTGCTCGACGTTCAAGGCCTTTCTGGCCGCCGCCACCCTGGAGCGGGTGCAGCGCGACGAGGAGAGCCTGGATCGCGCCGTCGCCGTCACCCGCGCCGATATCGTCCCCCATGCGCCTGTGACCGAAAAGGCCGTGGGCCGTACGCTGACGATCCGCGAACTGATGCAGGCGACGGTGGAGGTCAGCGACAATCCGGCCGCCAACATCCTGATCCGCGAAATGGGCGGAATCGCCGTATGGCGTTCGTGGTGGCCGACCTTCGGCGACACCACCACCGTGATTTCGCGCCTGGAGCCGGACCTGAACACCGCCCTGCCCAACGACCCGCGCGACACCTGCCTGCCCGAGCAGACGTTGGCCAATATCCGCGAGATGGCCTTCAGCGAGCGGCTGACGCCGGAGAACGACGCCCTGCTGCACGGCTGGCTGACGGCCTCGCCAACCGGCCCGAACCGGATCAAGGCCGCTGCGCCCGAAGGCTGGACCGTGGCCCACAAGACCGGGACCGGCGCCAACGGCACGGCCAACGACATCGCCATGCTGACGCCGCTGAGCGGTTCGCCGGTCATCGTCGCCGCCTATTTCACCGGCGCGACCGAGGCGACCGACGATCAGCGCGACGCCGTGATCGCCGAGGCGACCCGCCGCGCCCTGAAGGCGCTGGGCCGTGACTGA